A genomic stretch from Candidatus Kapaibacterium thiocyanatum includes:
- a CDS encoding DNA topoisomerase I, translated as MKNLVIVESPSKAKTIQKYLGDDFTVTSCMGHIRDLPGNDKAIDIEHDFEPVYEISEDKKKIVADLKKMAKQAETVWLASDEDREGEAIAWHLTEALELPAPKTRRIVFHEITKPAILKAIEHPRNVDRNLVDAQQARRVLDRLVGYGLSPVLWRKIQKNLSAGRVQSVAVRLVVEREREIQNFTSTSQFKITAEFDVNGKTLTAELPKRFDTEEEARAFLERCKGAVYSIANLETKPAKKSPSAPFTTSTLQQEASRKLGYSLSRTMKLAQDLYEGGHITYMRTDSVNLSELAIGAARDEVRSSFGADYSNPKNFTTKVASAQEAHEAIRPTDFSRRTAGESDPHKKLYDLIYKRAIASQMADARIERTIATISISTMPETLTATGEVLVFDGFLKVYLESTDEEQDEENSKMLPPLTVGDMLGLRTLQAQERYARPPARYTEASLVKKLEELGIGRPSTYAPTISTIQARQYVVKEDRDGRQREVRVLTLAKDEITRRVDLENTGAEKSKLFPTDIGGVVTDFLTKHFDDIMDYNFTANVEKQFDEIAQGHIRWNDMIRDFYVPFEEEVKRTSATAERQSGERHIGIDPKSGKNVYVRLGRYGPLAQIGDADDPDKRQKGLPGTLSINTISLEEALELFKFPLPVGDFEGSVMEVKVGRFGPYIEHNGAFYSIPKGEDPHTVTQTRAIEIIEARRIALAERTIKEFPEDPTVKILKGRWGPYIVVGKQNVRIPKGTDAATLTLEECLQLAAQQAPAPKKAAAKKTAEQAPVAKKTAAKKTPAKKAAKKTAAKKAARKTTK; from the coding sequence ATGAAAAATCTTGTGATCGTCGAGTCGCCCTCCAAGGCGAAGACCATACAGAAGTATCTCGGGGACGATTTCACCGTGACTTCCTGCATGGGCCACATCCGCGACTTGCCGGGCAACGACAAGGCCATCGACATCGAACACGACTTCGAACCCGTATACGAGATATCGGAGGACAAGAAGAAAATCGTCGCCGACCTCAAGAAGATGGCGAAGCAGGCCGAAACAGTCTGGCTGGCGAGCGACGAAGACCGTGAGGGCGAGGCCATCGCCTGGCACCTCACGGAAGCCCTGGAACTCCCTGCCCCGAAGACTCGCCGCATCGTCTTCCATGAAATCACCAAGCCCGCCATCCTCAAGGCCATCGAGCATCCCCGGAACGTGGACCGCAACCTGGTGGACGCCCAGCAGGCACGCCGCGTTCTGGACCGGCTGGTTGGCTACGGCCTCTCGCCGGTGCTGTGGAGGAAGATCCAGAAGAATCTCTCTGCCGGCCGCGTCCAGTCCGTCGCCGTACGCCTCGTCGTGGAACGGGAACGCGAGATCCAGAACTTCACGTCCACCAGCCAGTTCAAGATCACGGCCGAATTCGACGTCAACGGCAAGACGCTGACGGCCGAACTGCCGAAGCGCTTCGATACCGAAGAGGAGGCACGGGCCTTCCTGGAACGCTGCAAGGGCGCCGTCTATTCGATCGCGAACCTCGAGACCAAGCCGGCGAAGAAGAGCCCTTCGGCTCCCTTCACCACGTCGACGCTCCAGCAGGAAGCGAGCCGCAAGCTCGGATACTCGCTGTCCCGCACGATGAAGCTGGCCCAGGATCTCTACGAAGGCGGCCATATCACCTACATGCGTACGGACTCGGTGAATCTCTCCGAGCTGGCCATCGGAGCGGCACGCGACGAGGTACGGTCCTCCTTCGGTGCCGACTACAGCAATCCGAAGAACTTCACCACGAAGGTCGCCAGCGCCCAGGAAGCGCACGAGGCCATCCGGCCTACGGACTTCTCACGCAGGACGGCCGGTGAATCCGATCCGCACAAGAAGCTGTACGACCTCATCTACAAGCGGGCCATCGCTTCCCAGATGGCCGACGCCCGTATCGAGCGCACCATCGCCACGATCAGCATCTCCACGATGCCCGAAACGCTGACGGCGACGGGCGAAGTGCTGGTCTTCGACGGTTTCCTGAAGGTCTACCTGGAATCGACCGACGAAGAACAGGACGAGGAGAATTCGAAGATGCTGCCTCCACTGACGGTGGGCGACATGCTCGGTCTGAGGACCCTGCAGGCGCAGGAACGCTATGCACGGCCTCCGGCACGGTACACGGAAGCGAGCCTCGTGAAGAAGCTTGAAGAGCTCGGTATCGGCCGGCCGTCCACCTATGCCCCCACCATCTCCACCATCCAGGCACGGCAGTACGTCGTGAAGGAGGACCGCGACGGCCGCCAGCGCGAAGTACGCGTGCTGACGCTGGCCAAGGACGAGATCACGCGCCGCGTCGACCTCGAGAACACCGGCGCGGAGAAGTCCAAGCTCTTCCCCACCGATATCGGCGGCGTGGTGACGGACTTCCTTACCAAGCACTTCGACGACATCATGGACTACAACTTCACGGCCAACGTGGAGAAGCAATTCGACGAGATCGCCCAGGGTCATATCAGATGGAACGATATGATCCGCGACTTCTACGTACCGTTCGAGGAAGAGGTCAAGCGCACCAGTGCCACGGCCGAACGGCAGAGCGGTGAACGTCACATCGGTATCGATCCCAAATCGGGCAAGAACGTCTACGTCCGCCTCGGACGCTACGGTCCGCTGGCCCAGATCGGCGATGCCGACGATCCCGACAAGAGGCAGAAGGGCCTGCCGGGAACGTTGTCCATCAACACCATCTCGCTCGAGGAGGCGCTCGAACTCTTCAAGTTCCCCCTGCCCGTCGGCGATTTCGAAGGCAGCGTGATGGAAGTCAAGGTCGGTCGCTTCGGTCCTTACATCGAACACAACGGCGCCTTCTATTCCATTCCGAAGGGCGAGGACCCGCACACGGTCACGCAGACGCGGGCCATCGAGATCATCGAAGCACGGCGTATCGCCCTGGCCGAGCGGACCATCAAGGAGTTTCCGGAAGATCCGACGGTGAAGATCCTCAAGGGTCGCTGGGGACCATATATCGTCGTGGGCAAGCAGAACGTGCGAATCCCGAAGGGTACGGATGCAGCCACGCTGACGCTCGAGGAATGTCTGCAGCTCGCAGCCCAGCAGGCCCCGGCTCCGAAGAAGGCAGCGGCGAAGAAGACGGCCGAACAGGCCCCTGTCGCGAAGAAAACCGCAGCGAAGAAGACACCTGCGAAGAAGGCCGCGAAAAAGACGGCTGCGAAGAAAGCCGCCAGGAAGACGACGAAGTAA
- a CDS encoding arginine decarboxylase, translating into MRKWRAEDSMELYNVSGWGIGYFSINARGNVVVMPRKAKGSQIDLKELVDELALRDVSVPVLLRFPDILDDRIEKISGCFQKAAVEYNYSGNYYSVYPIKVNQQRPVVEELVRHGKKFNIGLEAGSKPELHAVLAIMDNPEALIICNGYKDEEFIELALLAQKMGKRIFIVVEKLNELRLIKSVAERVKVRPNIGIRIKLAASGSGKWEESGGDHSKFGLNASELLEAVDYARENSLLDCVKLIHFHLGSQITNIRKIKAGLREVSQFYVHMMQLGANVQFVDIGGGLGVDYDGSRSSVSSSINYSIQEYANDAIATMQDAATKHNLPHPNIITESGRALTAHHSVLIFNVLETTSVPRWTSKDRVTKKDHDIVREMHTIMQSLNSRTMLEAWHDAQQLREEALDRFSLGLLDLKSRALTEKLYWSMALKINDMSAELKQVPDELRALPKLLADKYFCNFSLFQSLPDSWAIDQLFPIMPIHRLVEKPTRNATLQDITCDSDGKIDHFIGVRDFSHSLPLHELREDEPYYMAVFLVGAYQEILGDLHNLFGDTNAVHIVCTDKGHEVQQVIDGESVADVLDYVQFNGKKLVRTMEAWVTSSIKEKRITMQEGKEFLAIYRSGLYGYTYLEE; encoded by the coding sequence ATGCGCAAGTGGCGTGCCGAAGATTCCATGGAACTCTATAACGTATCCGGCTGGGGCATAGGATACTTCAGCATCAATGCACGGGGCAACGTCGTGGTCATGCCACGCAAGGCCAAGGGGTCCCAGATCGATCTGAAGGAGCTCGTCGACGAGCTGGCCCTGCGGGATGTGAGCGTTCCTGTCCTGTTGCGTTTCCCCGATATTCTCGACGACCGGATCGAGAAGATCTCCGGTTGCTTCCAGAAAGCCGCCGTCGAATACAACTACAGCGGCAACTACTATAGCGTCTATCCCATCAAGGTGAACCAGCAGCGGCCCGTCGTCGAGGAGCTGGTCCGTCACGGGAAGAAGTTCAATATCGGCCTCGAAGCAGGTTCCAAGCCGGAACTCCATGCCGTGCTGGCCATCATGGACAACCCCGAAGCCCTGATCATCTGCAATGGCTACAAGGACGAGGAATTCATCGAGCTGGCGCTGCTGGCCCAGAAGATGGGCAAGCGCATCTTCATCGTGGTGGAGAAGCTGAACGAGCTGCGGCTGATCAAGTCCGTGGCCGAACGGGTGAAGGTGCGGCCGAACATCGGTATCCGCATCAAGCTGGCGGCGTCGGGTTCCGGCAAGTGGGAGGAATCCGGCGGAGACCATTCGAAGTTCGGGCTGAACGCCTCCGAACTGCTCGAAGCCGTGGACTATGCCCGCGAGAACTCACTGCTGGACTGCGTGAAACTGATCCACTTCCACCTCGGCAGCCAGATCACCAACATCCGCAAGATCAAGGCCGGATTACGGGAAGTGTCCCAGTTCTACGTCCATATGATGCAGCTCGGCGCCAACGTCCAGTTCGTGGACATCGGCGGGGGACTCGGTGTGGACTATGACGGTTCGCGCTCCTCCGTGTCGTCCAGCATCAACTATTCGATCCAGGAATACGCCAACGATGCCATCGCCACGATGCAGGACGCCGCGACGAAGCACAACCTCCCGCATCCGAACATCATCACGGAGTCGGGCCGTGCCCTGACGGCGCACCACAGCGTCCTGATCTTCAACGTCCTCGAAACGACGAGCGTCCCGCGCTGGACGTCGAAGGACAGGGTGACGAAGAAGGACCACGACATCGTCCGAGAAATGCATACCATCATGCAATCCCTCAACAGCCGCACGATGCTGGAAGCCTGGCACGATGCGCAGCAGTTGCGGGAAGAGGCACTGGACCGGTTCTCGCTCGGACTCCTCGATCTCAAGTCCCGCGCCCTTACCGAAAAGCTGTACTGGTCGATGGCCCTGAAGATCAACGACATGTCGGCCGAGCTGAAGCAGGTGCCCGACGAGCTGCGTGCGTTGCCGAAGCTGCTCGCCGACAAGTACTTCTGTAACTTCTCGCTCTTCCAGTCGCTGCCGGACTCCTGGGCCATCGATCAACTGTTCCCGATCATGCCCATCCATCGCCTCGTCGAGAAGCCGACACGGAACGCGACACTGCAGGACATCACCTGCGATTCGGACGGGAAGATCGATCACTTCATCGGTGTCCGCGACTTCTCCCATTCGCTCCCGCTGCACGAACTGCGGGAAGACGAGCCGTACTACATGGCCGTCTTCCTGGTGGGCGCCTATCAGGAAATCCTGGGTGACCTCCACAATCTCTTCGGTGACACGAATGCCGTCCACATCGTCTGTACGGACAAGGGACACGAAGTCCAGCAGGTCATCGACGGCGAATCCGTGGCCGACGTTCTCGACTACGTACAATTCAACGGCAAGAAACTCGTGCGCACGATGGAAGCGTGGGTGACGTCCTCGATCAAGGAGAAGCGGATCACCATGCAGGAAGGCAAGGAATTCCTCGCCATCTATCGTTCAGGCCTCTACGGATACACCTACCTTGAAGAATAA